The following are encoded in a window of Paenibacillus polymyxa genomic DNA:
- a CDS encoding GH1 family beta-glucosidase — protein sequence MSENTYTFPTAFMWGTSTSSYQIEGGVDEEGRAPSIWDTFCRAPGKVIGGDCGDVACDHFHRFKEDVQLMKQLGFLHYRFSVAWPRIIPAPGVVNEQGLLFYERLLDEIESAGLIPMLTLYHWDLPQWIEDEGGWTQREIIQHFKTYASVIMDRFGQRISWWNTINEPYCASILGYGTGEHAPGHENWREAFTAAHHILMCHGIAMNLHKEKGLTGNIGITLNMEHVDAASEHPEDVAAAVRRDGFINRWFAEPLFNGKYPEDMVEWYGAHLNGLDFVQPGDMELIQQPGDFLGINYYARSIIRATTDASLLQVEQVSIEEPVTDMGWEIHPESFYKLLTRIEKDFSKGLPILITENGAAMKDELVNGKIEDIGRQYYIEEHLKACHRFIGEGGQLKGYFVWSFLDNFEWAWGYSKRFGIIHINYDTQERTPKQSALWFKQVMANNGF from the coding sequence ATGAGTGAGAATACCTATACATTCCCCACCGCGTTTATGTGGGGAACTTCGACCTCTTCTTATCAAATTGAAGGTGGCGTGGATGAGGAAGGAAGAGCGCCTTCTATTTGGGATACTTTCTGTCGAGCACCTGGAAAGGTGATAGGAGGGGACTGCGGAGATGTGGCTTGTGACCATTTTCACCGCTTTAAGGAAGACGTGCAATTAATGAAGCAACTTGGCTTTTTACATTACCGTTTTTCCGTGGCCTGGCCGCGCATTATTCCCGCACCCGGCGTGGTTAACGAACAGGGGTTGCTCTTCTATGAGCGTCTGCTGGATGAGATTGAGTCGGCCGGGCTAATTCCAATGCTGACGCTGTATCATTGGGATCTACCGCAGTGGATTGAGGACGAAGGCGGTTGGACGCAGCGAGAGATTATCCAACATTTTAAAACGTATGCTTCTGTAATCATGGATCGATTTGGACAGCGTATAAGCTGGTGGAATACGATAAATGAGCCCTACTGCGCCTCTATTTTGGGCTATGGCACAGGAGAGCATGCCCCCGGCCATGAGAACTGGAGGGAAGCCTTTACTGCCGCTCATCATATTCTGATGTGTCACGGGATAGCCATGAACTTACACAAGGAAAAGGGCCTGACGGGCAACATCGGTATTACGCTGAACATGGAGCATGTCGATGCAGCCTCTGAACACCCCGAAGATGTAGCCGCTGCTGTCCGGCGGGATGGTTTTATTAATCGATGGTTTGCCGAACCATTGTTTAACGGGAAATACCCTGAGGATATGGTGGAATGGTACGGGGCGCACTTGAATGGATTGGATTTTGTACAGCCTGGTGATATGGAGCTGATTCAGCAGCCAGGGGATTTTTTGGGCATCAACTACTACGCCCGCAGTATCATTCGAGCGACTACAGACGCTTCGTTGCTTCAGGTCGAGCAGGTTTCCATAGAGGAACCGGTAACGGATATGGGATGGGAGATTCACCCTGAATCCTTTTATAAGCTGCTAACGCGGATTGAGAAGGATTTTTCCAAGGGATTACCCATCCTGATTACGGAAAACGGAGCAGCGATGAAGGACGAACTGGTGAATGGAAAGATTGAGGACATTGGACGTCAGTATTACATTGAGGAACATTTAAAGGCATGCCATCGCTTTATTGGGGAGGGAGGTCAGCTTAAGGGCTATTTTGTCTGGTCATTCCTCGATAACTTTGAATGGGCCTGGGGATACAGCAAACGTTTTGGTATTATACACATCAATTACGACACGCAGGAACGGACACCCAAACAAAGTGCGCTGTGGTTCAAGCAAGTGATGGCGAATAACGGGTTTTAA
- a CDS encoding LacI family DNA-binding transcriptional regulator, which yields MNIKTIASMAGVSVATVSKIINNYTDISEETRQRVLKIMEETGYRPSSSAKTLATKKSNLVGVIFAGKLNVDFSHPFFVDIINVFKKQIGLLGYDLLFFSNEKFLDNGEDYLARSKYFSVDGCIIIAGDEVEKSVFDLDASPIPCIGVDIELTGASSCYIMSDNQKISMKVVEHFYMNGYREMGFMGIERPSLVIKEREEAFIASLKRFSLDVRPEWVVYGKDYAAEDGYQVAKAWIQQGNLPKAIFAATDLLAFGAIRAFKESGLRVPEDIAVVGCDDIEACRYTEPPLTTVKQDKQKIGRLAAMVLFDLMNKQMDTKCIKVEPELVIRSSCGARQHWNHTKVKS from the coding sequence ATGAATATAAAAACAATAGCTAGCATGGCAGGCGTTTCAGTGGCAACGGTTTCGAAAATCATTAACAATTACACAGACATCAGTGAGGAAACCCGACAGCGGGTACTTAAAATCATGGAGGAAACAGGCTATAGACCCTCCTCCTCGGCTAAAACGCTTGCTACCAAAAAATCTAATCTGGTAGGCGTTATATTTGCCGGCAAGCTGAATGTTGATTTTAGTCATCCTTTTTTTGTAGATATCATTAATGTCTTCAAAAAACAGATTGGCTTGCTCGGTTACGATCTGCTATTTTTCTCAAATGAGAAATTTCTGGATAATGGAGAGGACTATTTGGCTCGCTCGAAATATTTTTCAGTGGACGGGTGCATTATTATTGCTGGAGATGAGGTGGAGAAGAGTGTTTTTGATCTCGATGCCAGCCCTATCCCCTGCATCGGTGTCGATATTGAGCTAACCGGAGCTAGTTCCTGCTATATCATGTCCGACAATCAGAAGATTTCAATGAAGGTTGTTGAGCATTTTTACATGAATGGATACCGCGAAATGGGTTTTATGGGCATTGAACGCCCCTCTTTGGTTATTAAAGAGAGAGAGGAAGCCTTTATCGCCTCACTAAAACGGTTTAGTCTTGACGTTAGACCTGAATGGGTCGTGTATGGTAAGGACTACGCGGCAGAAGATGGATACCAGGTCGCGAAGGCGTGGATACAGCAAGGAAATTTACCAAAAGCTATTTTTGCGGCGACCGACCTGCTTGCTTTTGGTGCCATACGTGCTTTCAAGGAAAGCGGCTTGAGGGTACCCGAGGATATTGCTGTAGTGGGATGTGATGATATAGAAGCCTGTCGTTATACCGAACCTCCACTGACGACTGTAAAACAAGACAAGCAAAAAATAGGCCGTCTAGCCGCTATGGTGCTGTTTGACCTGATGAATAAACAAATGGATACGAAATGTATTAAAGTAGAGCCGGAACTAGTCATTCGTAGCTCCTGCGGAGCCCGGCAACATTGGAACCATACGAAGGTCAAGAGTTAG